In a single window of the Mesoplodon densirostris isolate mMesDen1 chromosome 16, mMesDen1 primary haplotype, whole genome shotgun sequence genome:
- the LOC132476675 gene encoding sulfotransferase 1A1, whose amino-acid sequence MELVQDTSRLPLEYMKGIPLIKYFAEGLGPLQSFQAWPSDLLISTYPKSGTTWVSEILDLIYQGGDLEKCQRAPIFVRVPFLEFRVPGVPTGAELLEDAPAPRLIKTHLPLALLPPSLLDQKVKVVYVARNAKDVAVSYYHFYRMATVHPDPGTWDSFLEKFMAGEVSYGSWYQHVQEWWELSHTHPVLYLFYEDIKQNPKREIQKILEFVGRSLPEETVDHIVQHTSFKEMKKNPMTNYSTIPTKVMDHSISAFMRKGITGDWKSTFTVAQNERFEADYAAKMAGCNLHFHWELSGAHQDERETGLNNKI is encoded by the exons ATGGAGCTGGTCCAGGACACCTCCCGCCTGCCACTGGAGTACATGAAGGGGATCCCTCTCATCAAGTACTTTGCAGAGGGGCTGGGGCCGCTGCAGAGCTTCCAAGCCTGGCCCAGTGACCTGCTCATCAGCACCTACCCCAAATCCG gcACCACCTGGGTAAGCGAGATCCTGGACCTGATCTACCAGGGTGGCGACCTGGAGAAGTGTCAAAGAGCCCCCATCTTCGTCCGGGTGCCCTTCCTTGAGTTCAGGGTCCCTGGGGTTCCCACAG GTGCTGAGCTTCTGGAAGATGCACCAGCCCCACGGCTGATCAAGACACACTTGCCCCTGGCTCTGCTTCCACCATCCCTGCTGGATCAGAAGGTCAAG GTGGTCTACGTTGCCCGCAATGCAAAGGATGTGGCTGTCTCCTATTACCACTTCTACCGCATGGCCACGGTGCACCCTGACCCTGGCACCTGGGACAGCTTCCTGGAGAAGTTCATGGCTGGGGAAG TGTCCTACGGGTCCTGGTACCAGCACGTGCAGGAGTGGTGGGAGCTGAGTCACACCCACCCTGTTCTCTACCTCTTCTATGAGGACATAAAGCAG AACCCCAAAAGGGAGATTCAGAAGATCCTGGAGTTTGTGGGGCGCTCTCTGCCAGAGGAGACCGTGGATCACATCGTCCAGCACACGTCTTTCAAGGAGATGAAGAAGAACCCCATGACCAACTACAGCACCATACCCACCAAAGTCATGGACCACAGCATCTCTGCCTTCATGAGGAAAG GAATCACTGGGGACTGGAAATCCACCTTCACTGTGGCCCAGAATGAGCGCTTTGAAGCCGACTATGCTGCGAAGATGGCAGGCTGCAACCTCCACTTCCACTGGGAGCTGAGTGGTGCTCATCAGGATGAGCGTGAAACAGGCCTCAACAATAAAATCTGA